In one window of Abyssisolibacter fermentans DNA:
- a CDS encoding radical SAM/SPASM domain-containing protein, producing the protein MYPHLKESLKVHYIDNYGIVIGGKNKYLSDIDVYILDKLDGEKSIDNVINDIVLELGSDDRNQISDIMNQFLENNKSILTFNDKPSKYTMKHTGEKNKKYPYYIIFSITNSCNLTCKHCFKSCNISNKDFIPYERLMSTLKCLAGKTPGIQLTGGEPMLHNRFLDILRYSKENFDVNITTSATLINEKNAHEFKGVSGVQISLYSHKEDEHEYVTSTKDSYNKTINGIKELVKNDVNVSIAMIATKNKIDEIEEMAKFLISIGVKKLTVGAFSKCGRGLNLDDSWLLSKEDHIVVENKLKELNSKYKGEIDITKWEDSSSELKIEKQDKEEFIEEEVKEERFNCGAGTSSWSISEKGNIKPCDFFPEELFSYGNIIDNDIDDIVANYKLYGLKNKVEQWNKQLENKNSSVSNVCKMIEEFRIRNTEVTA; encoded by the coding sequence ATGTATCCACATTTAAAAGAGAGTTTAAAAGTTCATTATATAGATAATTATGGTATTGTTATTGGAGGGAAAAATAAGTATTTAAGTGATATAGATGTATATATTTTGGACAAGTTAGATGGAGAAAAATCAATAGATAATGTTATTAATGATATTGTTTTGGAATTAGGATCAGATGATAGAAATCAAATATCAGATATTATGAATCAGTTTTTAGAAAATAATAAATCAATATTAACATTTAATGACAAGCCCTCAAAGTATACAATGAAGCATACAGGAGAAAAAAACAAAAAGTATCCATACTATATTATTTTCAGTATAACAAATAGTTGTAATTTGACATGTAAGCATTGTTTTAAAAGCTGTAATATTTCAAACAAAGATTTTATACCATACGAAAGGTTGATGAGTACATTAAAATGCTTAGCCGGTAAAACTCCAGGTATACAATTAACTGGGGGAGAACCAATGCTACATAATAGATTTTTAGATATTTTAAGATATAGTAAAGAAAATTTTGATGTAAATATAACAACATCAGCAACATTAATAAATGAAAAAAATGCACACGAATTCAAGGGTGTAAGTGGTGTACAAATATCATTGTATTCACATAAAGAGGATGAGCATGAATATGTTACAAGTACTAAAGATTCTTATAATAAAACAATAAACGGTATAAAAGAATTGGTTAAAAATGATGTAAATGTGTCAATAGCAATGATAGCAACCAAGAACAAAATTGATGAAATAGAGGAAATGGCTAAATTTCTAATCAGTATTGGTGTTAAGAAATTAACTGTTGGAGCATTTAGTAAATGTGGTAGAGGTCTTAATTTAGATGATAGTTGGTTATTAAGTAAAGAAGATCACATAGTTGTTGAAAATAAGCTTAAAGAACTAAATAGCAAATATAAAGGTGAAATTGATATAACAAAATGGGAAGATAGTAGTAGTGAATTAAAAATAGAAAAACAAGACAAAGAAGAATTTATTGAAGAAGAAGTTAAAGAAGAAAGGTTCAATTGTGGTGCTGGAACATCAAGTTGGTCTATATCAGAAAAAGGTAATATTAAACCTTGTGATTTCTTTCCTGAGGAGTTATTTAGTTATGGAAATATAATTGATAATGATATAGATGATATAGTTGCAAATTATAAATTATATGGATTAAAGAATAAAGTAGAGCAGTGGAATAAGCAGCTGGAGAATAAGAACAGCTCTGTTTCTAATGTGTGTAAAATGATTGAAGAGTTTAGAATAAGAAATACAGAGGTTACAGCATAA